A stretch of Malus sylvestris chromosome 11, drMalSylv7.2, whole genome shotgun sequence DNA encodes these proteins:
- the LOC126588254 gene encoding BRCT domain-containing protein At4g02110-like isoform X1 translates to MTEGSSPAKTFVGVRFLLLGFDPFDKHQVRSKLVDCGGEDVAHYSPNCTHVIVDKIVYDDPVCVAARNDAKTLVTALWVHHSFDVGLPIDPTWVSFFPLSQSYLSYHFPVLILSFLLGSGLLNVSSFPVKFAIYSFN, encoded by the exons atgacgGAGGGAAGTTCACCGGCCAAGACGTTTGTAGGCGTCCGTTTCCTTCTTTTGGGATTCGACCCCTTTGACAAGCACCAG GTTCGATCTAAGCTTGTAGATTGCGGCGGAGAGGATGTTGCCCACTATTCCCCCAATTGCACCCACGTCATTGTGGATAAAATTGTGTAT GATGATCCCGTATGTGTTGCTGCTCGAAATGACGCCAAGACTCTTGTCACCGCTTTATGGGTTCATCATAGTTTTGATGTCGGACTCCCCATTGATCCCACTTGGGTGAGTTTTTTTCCCCTTTCTCAATCCTACTTGTCTTATCATTTTCCAGTTTtgatcctttcttttcttttgggaTCTGGCCTCCTAAACGTGTCCTCATTCCCAGTGAAGTTTGCCATTTATTCATTTAATTAA
- the LOC126588254 gene encoding BRCT domain-containing protein At4g02110-like isoform X2 codes for MTEGSSPAKTFVGVRFLLLGFDPFDKHQVRSKLVDCGGEDVAHYSPNCTHVIVDKIVYDDPVCVAARNDAKTLVTALWVHHSFDVGLPIDPTWIVSTKEKRFSTTMNCLFVG; via the exons atgacgGAGGGAAGTTCACCGGCCAAGACGTTTGTAGGCGTCCGTTTCCTTCTTTTGGGATTCGACCCCTTTGACAAGCACCAG GTTCGATCTAAGCTTGTAGATTGCGGCGGAGAGGATGTTGCCCACTATTCCCCCAATTGCACCCACGTCATTGTGGATAAAATTGTGTAT GATGATCCCGTATGTGTTGCTGCTCGAAATGACGCCAAGACTCTTGTCACCGCTTTATGGGTTCATCATAGTTTTGATGTCGGACTCCCCATTGATCCCACTTGG ATTGTTTCAACCAAAGAAAAGAGATTCTCCACCACTATGAATTGTTTATTTGTTGGATGA
- the LOC126588254 gene encoding BRCT domain-containing protein At4g02110-like isoform X3, whose translation MTEGSSPAKTFVGVRFLLLGFDPFDKHQVRSKLVDCGGEDVAHYSPNCTHVIVDKIVMIPYVLLLEMTPRLLSPLYGFIIVLMSDSPLIPLGLFQPKKRDSPPL comes from the exons atgacgGAGGGAAGTTCACCGGCCAAGACGTTTGTAGGCGTCCGTTTCCTTCTTTTGGGATTCGACCCCTTTGACAAGCACCAG GTTCGATCTAAGCTTGTAGATTGCGGCGGAGAGGATGTTGCCCACTATTCCCCCAATTGCACCCACGTCATTGTGGATAAAATTGT GATGATCCCGTATGTGTTGCTGCTCGAAATGACGCCAAGACTCTTGTCACCGCTTTATGGGTTCATCATAGTTTTGATGTCGGACTCCCCATTGATCCCACTTGG ATTGTTTCAACCAAAGAAAAGAGATTCTCCACCACTATGA
- the LOC126588253 gene encoding G-type lectin S-receptor-like serine/threonine-protein kinase At4g27290 isoform X2, with translation MKGLPFFIFFASLLPFLVLRLSTATDTISASQSINGSNTLVSSGQSFELGLFQVGNSKAWYLGIWFKNLPHIVVWVANRENPLPDSHGALTLTKNGTMALFDQMNNTIWSTMSSQIAENPVAQLLETGNLVVRDKAATDSESYVWQSFDFPSDTSLPKMKIGWNFRTGLNRFLTSWKNASDPSPGEYTYGIDPLGLPQLVVAKGTEKLYRTGPWNGLRFTGFPSSSNELIVKPIFVYDTNELYYMYMATDIMTGVKLTESGLAQRVVLNRGSTEWSVMYTLQNDRCDNYRECGANGFCKISNSPPCECLQGYVPKSQNEWEVLNWTSGCIRETSLNCQKDDGFLKVPNVKLPDLLDFQLNMSMSVKHCEADCLKNCSCVAYTNSDVRNGGSGCLMWFGDLIDMRESIEEASPEHIYIRMPSSELVSVLLFLGFTCFLRLIIRKKRRKKSGSTSPKDLELPLFDFEEIATATNNFSFRNKLGEGGFGPVYKGSLRQDELIAVKRLSKDSGQGIEEFKNEVTMIANLQHWNLVKLLGCCIEGEERMLIYEYLPNKSLDCFIFDQNQKMLLNWQKRYDIIMGIARGLLYLHQDSRVRIIHRDLKSNNILLDHELNPKISDFGIARIFERNQTEAKTKRVIGTYGYMSPEYAIDGKFSMKSDVFSFGVLLLEIISGRKNRGFHHADHNHSLLGHAWLLWNKNKGLEVVDQCLEYSYVEFEVLRCIQVGLLCVQKLPKDRPVMSSVFLMLSNEAAILPQPKEPGFFTERSSMDFEDTLAGKGRSQTGSTSTLTTVEAR, from the exons ATGAAGGGCCTTCcctttttcatcttctttgcCTCTCTACTCCCATTTTTAGTCTTACGATTGTCCACAGCAACTGATACCATATCTGCATCACAATCCATCAATGGCTCTAATACCTTAGTTTCTTCAGGCCAAAGCTTCGAATTAGGACTCTTCCAGGTGGGTAATTCTAAAGCCTGGTACTTAGGAATATGGTTTAAGAACTTACCACATATTGTTGTATGGGTTGCCAACAGAGAAAACCCCCTTCCAGATTCACATGGAGCCTTGACATTAACCAAAAATGGAACTATGGCTCTTTTCGACCAAATGAACAACACAATTTGGTCCACCATGTCTTCCCAAATAGCAGAAAATCCTGTTGCACAGCTTTTGGAGACTGGAAATCTCGTTGTTCGAGACAAGGCTGCAACAGATTCCGAAAGTTATGTATGGCAAAGTTTTGATTTCCCATCAGACACTTCGTTACCAAAAATGAAGATTGGGTGGAACTTCAGAACAGGTCTTAACAGATTCTTGACTTCTTGGAAAAACGCTAGTGATCCATCTCCTGGAGAATATACTTATGGGATCGATCCTCTTGGATTGCCTCAACTCGTTGTTGCCAAAGGAACAGAGAAATTGTACCGCACGGGGCCTTGGAATGGTCTTCGATTTACTGGCTTTCCAAGTTCTTCAAACGAGCTCATTGTGAAACCGATCTTTGTCTATGATACCAATGAGTTATATTACATGTACATGGCTACTGATATTATGACAGGAGTAAAGCTTACTGAGTCGGGTTTAGCCCAGCGGGTGGTGCTCAACAGAGGGAGCACTGAATGGTCTGTTATGTATACTCTCCAAAATGATAGGTGTGATAATTACAGGGAGTGCGGAGCAAATGGTTTTTGCAAAATTTCCAATTCACCCCCTTGTGAGTGCTTGCAGGGTTATGTTCCAAAGTCGCAGAACGAATGGGAGGTGCTTAACTGGACAAGTGGGTGCATAAGGGAAACATCACTGAATTGCCAGAAGGATGATGGGTTTTTGAAAGTTCCAAATGTGAAATTGCCGGACCTGTTGGATTTTCAGTTGAACATGAGCATGAGTGTGAAACATTGTGAGGCAGACTGCTTAAAGAATTGTTCTTGTGTAGCTTATACTAATTCAGATGTCAGGAATGGAGGGAGTGGCTGCCTTATGTGGTTTGGCGACCTAATTGATATGCGAGAGTCCATTGAAGAAGCTAGCCCGGAACACATATATATTCGAATGCCATCGTCCGAACTAG TTTCTGTGCTTCTTTTCTTGGGATTTACGTGCTTTTTGCGCCTAATAATtcggaagaagagaagaaagaaaagtg GCTCAACATCTCCTAAGGACTTGGAATTGCCACTCTTTGATTTTGAGGAAATTGCAACTGCCACCAATAACTTCTCGTTCAGAAACAAACTCGGAGAGGGAGGGTTCGGTCCAGTTTACAAG GGGAGCCTAAGACAAGATGAACTAATAGCAGTCAAGAGACTCTCAAAAGATTCTGGGCAAGGTATCGAGGAGTTTAAAAATGAAGTTACGATGATAGCCAATCTTCAACACTGGAATCTTGTGAAACTTTTGGGATGCTGCATTGAAGGAGAAGAAAGGATGCTCATCTATGAGTACTTGCCAAACAAAAGCTTGGACTGCTTTATTTTCG ATCAAAACCAAAAGATGCTTCTGAATTGGCAAAAGCGATATGACATTATCATGGGAATCGCACGAGGACTTCTCTACCTCCACCAAGACTCAAGAGTAAGAATCATTCACCGGGATCTCAAGAGCAACAACATCTTACTTGACCACGAGCTGAACCCCAAAATTTCTGATTTCGGAATAGCAAGGATTTTCGAACGCAATCAAACTGAAGCGAAAACAAAACGTGTAATTGGAACATA CGGATACATGTCTCCAGAGTACGCAATTGATGGGAAGTTTTCAATGAAATCCGATGTTTTCAGTTTCGGAGTGCTTTTGTTAGAGATAATTAGTGGCAGAAAGAACAGAGGATTTCATCATGCAGATCACAATCACAGTCTTTTGGGACAT GCATGGCTACTGTGGAACAAAAACAAGGGCTTGGAAGTAGTAGATCAATGCTTAGAGTACTCATATGTTGAGTTTGAGGTGCTAAGATGCATTCAAGTGGGTCTACTATGCGTTCAAAAGCTTCCAAAAGACAGACCAGTAATGTCATCGGTGTTTCTAATGTTAAGCAACGAGGCGGCGATATTGCCACAACCGAAGGAGCCTGGTTTCTTCACAGAAAGAAGTTCCATGGACTTCGAAGATACCTTAGCCGGCAAAGGTAGAAGTCAGACAGGAAGCACAAGCACCCTTACAACAGTGGAAGCTAGATGA
- the LOC126588253 gene encoding G-type lectin S-receptor-like serine/threonine-protein kinase At4g27290 isoform X1, producing MKGLPFFIFFASLLPFLVLRLSTATDTISASQSINGSNTLVSSGQSFELGLFQVGNSKAWYLGIWFKNLPHIVVWVANRENPLPDSHGALTLTKNGTMALFDQMNNTIWSTMSSQIAENPVAQLLETGNLVVRDKAATDSESYVWQSFDFPSDTSLPKMKIGWNFRTGLNRFLTSWKNASDPSPGEYTYGIDPLGLPQLVVAKGTEKLYRTGPWNGLRFTGFPSSSNELIVKPIFVYDTNELYYMYMATDIMTGVKLTESGLAQRVVLNRGSTEWSVMYTLQNDRCDNYRECGANGFCKISNSPPCECLQGYVPKSQNEWEVLNWTSGCIRETSLNCQKDDGFLKVPNVKLPDLLDFQLNMSMSVKHCEADCLKNCSCVAYTNSDVRNGGSGCLMWFGDLIDMRESIEEASPEHIYIRMPSSELGNSTQKDKRVVLISVISAVSVLLFLGFTCFLRLIIRKKRRKKSGSTSPKDLELPLFDFEEIATATNNFSFRNKLGEGGFGPVYKGSLRQDELIAVKRLSKDSGQGIEEFKNEVTMIANLQHWNLVKLLGCCIEGEERMLIYEYLPNKSLDCFIFDQNQKMLLNWQKRYDIIMGIARGLLYLHQDSRVRIIHRDLKSNNILLDHELNPKISDFGIARIFERNQTEAKTKRVIGTYGYMSPEYAIDGKFSMKSDVFSFGVLLLEIISGRKNRGFHHADHNHSLLGHAWLLWNKNKGLEVVDQCLEYSYVEFEVLRCIQVGLLCVQKLPKDRPVMSSVFLMLSNEAAILPQPKEPGFFTERSSMDFEDTLAGKGRSQTGSTSTLTTVEAR from the exons ATGAAGGGCCTTCcctttttcatcttctttgcCTCTCTACTCCCATTTTTAGTCTTACGATTGTCCACAGCAACTGATACCATATCTGCATCACAATCCATCAATGGCTCTAATACCTTAGTTTCTTCAGGCCAAAGCTTCGAATTAGGACTCTTCCAGGTGGGTAATTCTAAAGCCTGGTACTTAGGAATATGGTTTAAGAACTTACCACATATTGTTGTATGGGTTGCCAACAGAGAAAACCCCCTTCCAGATTCACATGGAGCCTTGACATTAACCAAAAATGGAACTATGGCTCTTTTCGACCAAATGAACAACACAATTTGGTCCACCATGTCTTCCCAAATAGCAGAAAATCCTGTTGCACAGCTTTTGGAGACTGGAAATCTCGTTGTTCGAGACAAGGCTGCAACAGATTCCGAAAGTTATGTATGGCAAAGTTTTGATTTCCCATCAGACACTTCGTTACCAAAAATGAAGATTGGGTGGAACTTCAGAACAGGTCTTAACAGATTCTTGACTTCTTGGAAAAACGCTAGTGATCCATCTCCTGGAGAATATACTTATGGGATCGATCCTCTTGGATTGCCTCAACTCGTTGTTGCCAAAGGAACAGAGAAATTGTACCGCACGGGGCCTTGGAATGGTCTTCGATTTACTGGCTTTCCAAGTTCTTCAAACGAGCTCATTGTGAAACCGATCTTTGTCTATGATACCAATGAGTTATATTACATGTACATGGCTACTGATATTATGACAGGAGTAAAGCTTACTGAGTCGGGTTTAGCCCAGCGGGTGGTGCTCAACAGAGGGAGCACTGAATGGTCTGTTATGTATACTCTCCAAAATGATAGGTGTGATAATTACAGGGAGTGCGGAGCAAATGGTTTTTGCAAAATTTCCAATTCACCCCCTTGTGAGTGCTTGCAGGGTTATGTTCCAAAGTCGCAGAACGAATGGGAGGTGCTTAACTGGACAAGTGGGTGCATAAGGGAAACATCACTGAATTGCCAGAAGGATGATGGGTTTTTGAAAGTTCCAAATGTGAAATTGCCGGACCTGTTGGATTTTCAGTTGAACATGAGCATGAGTGTGAAACATTGTGAGGCAGACTGCTTAAAGAATTGTTCTTGTGTAGCTTATACTAATTCAGATGTCAGGAATGGAGGGAGTGGCTGCCTTATGTGGTTTGGCGACCTAATTGATATGCGAGAGTCCATTGAAGAAGCTAGCCCGGAACACATATATATTCGAATGCCATCGTCCGAACTAG GTAATTCCACTCAGAAGGATAAACGAGTAGTGCTGATCTCGGTCATATCTGCAGTTTCTGTGCTTCTTTTCTTGGGATTTACGTGCTTTTTGCGCCTAATAATtcggaagaagagaagaaagaaaagtg GCTCAACATCTCCTAAGGACTTGGAATTGCCACTCTTTGATTTTGAGGAAATTGCAACTGCCACCAATAACTTCTCGTTCAGAAACAAACTCGGAGAGGGAGGGTTCGGTCCAGTTTACAAG GGGAGCCTAAGACAAGATGAACTAATAGCAGTCAAGAGACTCTCAAAAGATTCTGGGCAAGGTATCGAGGAGTTTAAAAATGAAGTTACGATGATAGCCAATCTTCAACACTGGAATCTTGTGAAACTTTTGGGATGCTGCATTGAAGGAGAAGAAAGGATGCTCATCTATGAGTACTTGCCAAACAAAAGCTTGGACTGCTTTATTTTCG ATCAAAACCAAAAGATGCTTCTGAATTGGCAAAAGCGATATGACATTATCATGGGAATCGCACGAGGACTTCTCTACCTCCACCAAGACTCAAGAGTAAGAATCATTCACCGGGATCTCAAGAGCAACAACATCTTACTTGACCACGAGCTGAACCCCAAAATTTCTGATTTCGGAATAGCAAGGATTTTCGAACGCAATCAAACTGAAGCGAAAACAAAACGTGTAATTGGAACATA CGGATACATGTCTCCAGAGTACGCAATTGATGGGAAGTTTTCAATGAAATCCGATGTTTTCAGTTTCGGAGTGCTTTTGTTAGAGATAATTAGTGGCAGAAAGAACAGAGGATTTCATCATGCAGATCACAATCACAGTCTTTTGGGACAT GCATGGCTACTGTGGAACAAAAACAAGGGCTTGGAAGTAGTAGATCAATGCTTAGAGTACTCATATGTTGAGTTTGAGGTGCTAAGATGCATTCAAGTGGGTCTACTATGCGTTCAAAAGCTTCCAAAAGACAGACCAGTAATGTCATCGGTGTTTCTAATGTTAAGCAACGAGGCGGCGATATTGCCACAACCGAAGGAGCCTGGTTTCTTCACAGAAAGAAGTTCCATGGACTTCGAAGATACCTTAGCCGGCAAAGGTAGAAGTCAGACAGGAAGCACAAGCACCCTTACAACAGTGGAAGCTAGATGA